One Tomitella gaofuii DNA segment encodes these proteins:
- a CDS encoding ABC transporter substrate-binding protein, translating into MALLLAASGCASTDAQGGAGGEATGLADLRDGMVNAVDAPGDPRAGGVVNFGAYSEPTSLDPAKTIAAVTTGGIEMVNIYDSLMRYDAEQQADVPQMAESLTPDDTFTTWTLTLRDGVTFSDGTPVDAAAVKASQERFGAANGPDAAVWNANVVDIATPDDQTVVYTLDHPWPLFSNTLTTGAGMIVAPAAGPPGDGFTPIGAGPFEFSAWAQGTSMELTAREDYWGGAPHLDGLKTVYLPATEVGRQTFLNGGLDTILLREPVDITPVLSEGYPGYVAMTAISNTAIINAAPGEAGADPRVRKAVQLAVDPAAIAQRTYGDDAVAGSALFADYSRWHTDVAGPVADPDAARALVAQAKADGFDGNLVLDSGPGQSKQRQMLALEAQLEAVGFAVEARQQQTFPDHIRAIAQGDYDLAEWGINLREPDPYVKMVAAMHSGGKQTYGMYTSARMDELITAFQTADGDEAKLAAMAGIQRQVNEDAPFLVMGFYPEYVAMQRNLHGVVGSSGTMLLFGDAWKG; encoded by the coding sequence GTGGCGCTCCTGCTCGCAGCGTCGGGGTGCGCGAGCACCGACGCGCAGGGCGGGGCCGGCGGCGAGGCGACGGGTCTTGCCGATCTGCGCGACGGCATGGTCAATGCGGTGGACGCCCCGGGCGATCCGCGCGCGGGCGGGGTCGTGAACTTCGGGGCATACTCGGAACCCACGTCCCTGGACCCGGCGAAGACCATCGCGGCGGTGACCACCGGCGGCATCGAGATGGTGAACATCTACGACTCGCTCATGCGGTACGACGCGGAGCAGCAGGCCGACGTGCCGCAGATGGCCGAGTCGCTGACGCCGGACGACACCTTCACCACGTGGACGCTGACCCTGCGTGACGGCGTCACCTTCTCCGACGGCACGCCGGTGGACGCGGCGGCGGTCAAGGCCAGCCAGGAAAGGTTCGGTGCCGCGAACGGGCCCGATGCGGCGGTGTGGAACGCCAACGTCGTCGATATCGCCACCCCCGACGACCAGACCGTGGTGTACACCCTGGACCATCCGTGGCCGCTGTTCTCCAACACCCTCACCACCGGGGCCGGCATGATCGTCGCCCCGGCGGCCGGCCCGCCGGGAGACGGATTCACGCCCATCGGCGCGGGCCCGTTCGAGTTCTCCGCGTGGGCCCAGGGAACGTCGATGGAGCTGACTGCGCGCGAGGACTATTGGGGCGGCGCGCCGCACCTCGACGGACTCAAGACCGTGTATCTGCCCGCGACCGAGGTCGGCCGGCAGACGTTCCTCAACGGCGGACTCGACACGATCCTGCTCCGCGAACCGGTCGACATCACACCGGTGCTGAGTGAGGGCTACCCGGGCTATGTGGCGATGACGGCGATCTCCAACACGGCGATCATCAACGCGGCGCCGGGGGAGGCGGGCGCGGATCCCCGGGTCCGCAAGGCCGTGCAGCTGGCGGTCGACCCGGCCGCCATCGCGCAACGGACCTACGGTGACGACGCGGTGGCGGGCAGTGCACTGTTCGCCGACTACTCCCGCTGGCACACCGACGTGGCCGGCCCCGTCGCCGACCCGGACGCGGCGCGTGCGCTCGTGGCACAGGCGAAGGCGGACGGATTCGACGGGAACCTCGTGCTCGACTCGGGCCCGGGGCAGAGCAAGCAGCGGCAGATGCTGGCCCTGGAGGCGCAGCTCGAGGCGGTCGGATTCGCCGTGGAGGCGCGGCAGCAGCAGACATTCCCCGATCACATCCGCGCCATCGCGCAGGGCGACTACGACTTGGCGGAGTGGGGCATCAACCTGCGCGAGCCCGACCCGTACGTGAAGATGGTGGCGGCGATGCACTCCGGCGGCAAGCAGACCTACGGGATGTACACCAGCGCTCGGATGGACGAACTCATCACCGCATTCCAGACGGCGGACGGCGACGAAGCGAAGCTGGCCGCGATGGCCGGCATCCAACGTCAGGTCAACGAGGATGCGCCCTTCCTCGTCATGGGCTTCTACCCCGAATACGTGGCCATGCAGCGCAATCTGCACGGGGTGGTCGGGAGCTCGGGAACGATGCTGCTGTTCGGCGACGCCTGGAAGGGGTGA
- a CDS encoding alpha/beta hydrolase codes for MTAARRSDLHPDVEQFLAVLDEGFPDVTQYSGAELREVISGRRGPLERIPDMRTAEDVTIDGPGGGLPLRVYVPHGESASPRTVIVFAHGGGFVFCNLDTHDEFCRSMAAAVDAVVVSVDYRLAPEHEAPAALEDMYTAVQWAVEHAADYGGDPARIAVAGDSAGGNLAATVALAARDRGGPAIAAQILLYAVIDDDFDTESYRLYGEGYYNTARAMRWYWEQYAPTAGHRDSAYVVPTRAESLAGLPRALVVTAELDPPCSSGETYAQRLSDDGVEVVAHRFDGLFHGFLTLPQFSLAAPAREELWAMIRTLVG; via the coding sequence ATGACGGCCGCCAGGCGCTCGGACCTGCACCCGGACGTCGAGCAGTTCCTCGCCGTGCTGGACGAGGGTTTCCCGGACGTCACCCAGTACTCGGGCGCGGAACTGCGGGAGGTGATCTCCGGCCGGCGCGGACCGTTGGAACGCATCCCGGACATGCGCACCGCGGAGGACGTGACCATCGACGGCCCGGGCGGCGGCCTGCCGCTGCGGGTGTATGTGCCGCACGGGGAGTCGGCGTCGCCGCGCACGGTGATCGTGTTCGCCCACGGCGGTGGTTTCGTGTTCTGCAACCTCGACACCCACGACGAGTTCTGCCGCTCGATGGCGGCGGCGGTGGACGCCGTCGTCGTTTCGGTCGACTACCGGCTGGCGCCCGAGCACGAAGCACCGGCGGCGCTGGAGGACATGTACACCGCGGTGCAGTGGGCGGTGGAGCATGCCGCCGACTACGGGGGCGATCCCGCGCGGATCGCCGTCGCCGGCGACAGCGCCGGCGGCAACCTCGCGGCCACGGTGGCCCTCGCGGCGCGTGACCGGGGAGGGCCGGCCATCGCGGCGCAGATCCTGCTGTACGCGGTGATCGACGACGACTTCGACACCGAAAGCTACCGGCTCTACGGCGAGGGCTACTACAACACCGCGCGCGCCATGCGCTGGTACTGGGAGCAGTACGCCCCCACCGCCGGTCACCGCGACAGCGCCTACGTGGTGCCCACCCGGGCGGAGAGCCTCGCGGGGCTGCCGCGCGCGCTCGTCGTCACCGCCGAGCTCGACCCGCCGTGCTCGTCTGGGGAGACCTACGCGCAGCGCCTGTCCGACGACGGCGTGGAGGTCGTCGCGCACCGGTTCGACGGGCTGTTCCACGGGTTCCTCACGTTGCCGCAGTTCTCGCTCGCCGCGCCTGCGCGCGAGGAGCTGTGGGCGATGATCCGGACGCTGGTGGGGTAG
- a CDS encoding CopG family transcriptional regulator, translating to MPSFKKLHGEPTLDTSDEPVVYHGEELTDERADEIAAATLAEIRKRNLVPGRKSLTGGTTTSPQVVVRVPADVKVRLDAQAKREGVTLSALARKAFEEYLSGAG from the coding sequence ATGCCGAGTTTCAAGAAGCTGCACGGGGAGCCCACCCTCGATACCAGCGACGAGCCCGTCGTCTACCACGGCGAGGAATTGACCGACGAGCGCGCCGACGAGATTGCGGCCGCCACGCTGGCAGAGATCCGGAAGCGGAACCTCGTGCCGGGTCGCAAATCGCTCACCGGCGGGACCACGACGTCGCCGCAAGTCGTGGTTCGAGTCCCGGCCGACGTGAAGGTCCGGCTCGATGCGCAGGCGAAGCGGGAGGGCGTGACACTGTCGGCGCTGGCCCGCAAGGCCTTCGAGGAGTATCTCTCCGGTGCGGGGTGA
- a CDS encoding AMP-binding protein: MEFNLADIFEAVAASVPDRTALTYEGTHLTYAELDAEAGRTANLLSQSGIGAGDHVALFLKNSVEHVASILGLIKIRAVPINVNYRYTPAELEYIFTNSDSAAVIVELPEHQRTLAGLLESCPLIRTVIVVGDADPALRAAAEARSVRLVDFADAHGLSADLGPTKRSGDDRYILYTGGTTGYPKGVMWRHDDFFHKPLSGGNPYGEGKRKDLAEVAAAAKEFPEMAFLIAAPLMHGAALYSLFTFFTLGARVVLMRDFDPKTIVSAIETERLTTILIVGDGMGLPLVDEMERRKGDVDLSSLYSITSGGAVWSVGVRDRMLAVKPELLLRDNFGASETGNDGAFTVDGDGNLRMAPSPNMILVDDALAAIAPGSDEVGYIARVGNVPLGYYGDEEKTARTFPTRADGVRLAVLGDMGRVEADGTIVFLGRGSGCINTGGEKVFAEEVEAALHAHPAVADALVVPAPDERMGQRVAAVVSVYPGSAEPTVEQIQEHCRTMLAGYKIPRTVVFVDEVRRTPAGKADYKWAKAQV; encoded by the coding sequence ATGGAGTTCAACCTCGCCGACATCTTCGAGGCCGTCGCGGCGTCCGTACCGGACCGCACCGCGCTGACCTACGAGGGCACGCACCTCACGTACGCGGAGCTCGACGCTGAAGCCGGACGCACCGCGAACCTGCTCTCGCAGTCGGGCATCGGCGCCGGCGACCACGTGGCGTTGTTCCTCAAGAACAGCGTCGAGCACGTCGCAAGCATTCTCGGGCTGATCAAGATCCGGGCGGTGCCGATCAACGTCAACTACCGGTACACCCCCGCCGAACTCGAGTACATCTTCACCAACTCCGACTCGGCGGCGGTGATCGTGGAGCTGCCGGAGCATCAGCGCACGCTCGCGGGACTGCTGGAATCCTGCCCGCTGATCCGCACGGTCATCGTCGTCGGCGATGCCGACCCCGCACTGCGTGCCGCGGCCGAGGCCCGGTCCGTCCGGCTGGTCGACTTCGCCGATGCCCACGGGCTGTCGGCGGACCTCGGGCCGACCAAGCGCAGCGGCGACGACCGCTACATCCTCTACACCGGCGGCACCACCGGGTACCCCAAGGGCGTCATGTGGCGCCACGACGACTTCTTCCACAAACCGCTCTCCGGAGGAAACCCCTACGGCGAGGGCAAGCGCAAGGACCTCGCCGAGGTGGCCGCGGCAGCCAAGGAATTCCCGGAGATGGCGTTCCTCATCGCAGCGCCGCTGATGCACGGGGCGGCGCTGTATTCGCTGTTCACCTTCTTCACACTCGGCGCCCGCGTCGTGCTCATGCGCGACTTCGACCCCAAGACCATCGTCAGCGCCATCGAGACCGAACGGCTCACGACCATCCTCATCGTCGGCGACGGGATGGGCCTGCCCCTGGTGGACGAGATGGAACGGCGCAAGGGCGACGTCGACCTGAGCTCGCTCTACTCGATCACCTCGGGCGGCGCCGTGTGGTCGGTGGGCGTGCGCGACAGGATGCTCGCAGTGAAGCCGGAACTGTTGCTGCGCGACAACTTCGGCGCCTCGGAGACCGGCAACGACGGTGCGTTCACCGTGGACGGGGACGGGAACCTGCGCATGGCGCCGTCGCCGAACATGATCTTGGTCGACGACGCGCTCGCCGCGATCGCGCCGGGCTCCGATGAGGTCGGCTACATCGCCCGCGTGGGCAACGTGCCGCTGGGCTACTACGGGGACGAAGAGAAGACGGCCCGCACCTTCCCCACCCGCGCCGACGGTGTGCGCCTGGCGGTGCTCGGCGACATGGGCCGTGTCGAGGCCGACGGCACCATCGTCTTCCTCGGCCGCGGCTCGGGGTGCATCAACACCGGCGGCGAGAAGGTCTTCGCCGAGGAGGTCGAGGCGGCGCTGCACGCGCACCCCGCCGTGGCCGACGCGCTGGTGGTCCCCGCACCCGATGAGCGGATGGGGCAGCGCGTGGCGGCGGTCGTCTCCGTCTACCCGGGCTCCGCAGAGCCCACCGTCGAGCAGATCCAGGAGCACTGCCGCACCATGCTGGCCGGCTACAAGATCCCGCGCACCGTCGTCTTCGTCGACGAGGTCCGCCGGACGCCCGCCGGCAAGGCCGACTACAAGTGGGCCAAGGCGCAGGTGTGA
- a CDS encoding flavin reductase family protein, producing MSTLDTAEPPVAAVDPRRLRTVLGNFCTGVTVITAHDGDRPYGFACQSVTSLSLDPPYISFCPAKSSTSWPAMREAGRVCVNVLAGDQRELCGRFAASGGDKFSGAGWSHGGNGAPALHGVLARIEAELAFEHEAGDHTIAVCHVTDLIAERDVHPLLFFRGGFGSFASADESAAFGA from the coding sequence ATGAGCACGCTCGACACGGCGGAACCGCCGGTGGCGGCCGTCGACCCGAGGCGCCTGCGCACGGTGCTGGGCAACTTCTGCACCGGGGTCACCGTGATCACGGCGCACGACGGCGACCGGCCGTACGGGTTCGCCTGCCAGTCGGTCACCTCGCTGTCGCTCGACCCGCCGTACATCTCGTTCTGCCCCGCCAAGTCGTCCACCAGCTGGCCGGCGATGCGCGAGGCCGGGCGGGTGTGCGTCAACGTGCTGGCGGGCGACCAGCGTGAGTTGTGCGGCCGGTTCGCGGCCAGCGGCGGCGACAAGTTCTCCGGCGCCGGGTGGTCGCACGGCGGCAACGGCGCGCCGGCGCTGCACGGTGTGCTCGCGCGCATCGAGGCGGAGCTGGCGTTCGAGCACGAAGCGGGTGACCACACCATCGCGGTGTGCCACGTGACGGACCTGATCGCCGAGCGGGATGTGCATCCGCTGCTGTTCTTCCGCGGCGGCTTCGGCAGCTTCGCCTCCGCCGACGAGTCCGCGGCGTTCGGCGCATGA
- a CDS encoding HIRAN domain-containing protein, with protein MATDAASRMLAESPTPVARRLFLIWQNPESRQFIRVGVLSELVDGRYAFEYVPGAADVSGFHPLTQFPDLDRAYVSTGLPAFFVNRLMSRRRESFPAYLHSLGVDSAESDTPMELLARTGGPRATDTFHLVDDLAPGPDGTIISRFLASGVRHVDGDGALLSCLHEGQMLRLRPEPTNEVNERAQLICVDSGEPVGYVPDWLLADLEDLQARASSLEIFAERVTPDAQPHLRLLCRIEARVAER; from the coding sequence ATGGCGACTGACGCTGCGTCGAGGATGCTCGCGGAGTCCCCCACCCCGGTGGCTCGGCGGCTGTTCCTCATCTGGCAGAACCCCGAGTCCAGGCAGTTCATCCGCGTCGGAGTCCTGTCCGAGCTCGTCGACGGCCGCTACGCGTTCGAGTACGTCCCCGGCGCAGCGGACGTCTCGGGCTTCCACCCGCTCACCCAGTTCCCCGATCTCGACCGGGCCTACGTGTCCACCGGGCTGCCGGCCTTCTTCGTCAACCGGCTGATGTCGCGCCGCCGCGAGTCGTTCCCCGCCTACCTGCACTCCCTCGGCGTCGACTCGGCCGAGTCCGACACCCCGATGGAGCTGCTCGCCCGCACCGGCGGCCCGCGCGCCACCGACACCTTCCACCTGGTGGACGACCTGGCGCCAGGACCGGACGGCACCATCATAAGCCGCTTCCTGGCCTCCGGCGTGCGCCATGTCGACGGCGACGGCGCGCTGCTGTCCTGCCTCCACGAAGGGCAGATGCTCCGGCTGCGGCCGGAGCCGACCAACGAGGTGAACGAGCGTGCGCAACTGATCTGCGTCGACAGCGGCGAGCCCGTGGGGTACGTGCCCGACTGGCTGCTGGCCGACCTCGAAGACCTGCAGGCCCGCGCGTCGTCGCTGGAGATCTTTGCAGAGAGGGTCACGCCGGACGCGCAGCCGCACCTGCGCTTGCTGTGCAGGATCGAGGCGCGGGTCGCAGAACGCTGA